In the Moraxella osloensis genome, one interval contains:
- a CDS encoding DUF808 domain-containing protein, translating to MAIASLLTLLDDISVILDDVSVMTKVAAKKTAGVLGDDLALNANQVSGVKADRELPVVWSVAKGSLVNKAILVPLALIISAISQALVTGLLMIGGLYLCYEGAEKVVHKFWPHSGSNDPEQAERVAANADESIDLVAHEKEKIKGAVRTDFILSAEIIVISLGTIAATVPLLDKAVTLVVISLLMTVGVYGFVAMIVKIDDLGLHLQQKSSSAAQSIGKALLAFAPILMKVLSIAGTLAMFLVGGGILAHGFGALHHGIEHLGDLSGAFSGLTTNLLNALVGLVAGLVVVAIMTVISKIRNKPAH from the coding sequence ATGGCAATTGCTAGTTTATTAACCTTACTCGACGATATTAGCGTCATCCTAGATGATGTATCGGTGATGACAAAAGTCGCTGCCAAAAAAACGGCGGGCGTGTTGGGCGATGATTTGGCACTGAACGCCAATCAAGTATCAGGGGTAAAAGCCGATCGCGAGTTGCCTGTGGTGTGGAGTGTCGCCAAAGGCTCTCTAGTCAATAAAGCGATTTTGGTGCCGCTGGCTTTAATTATTAGTGCAATTTCGCAAGCCTTAGTGACCGGGTTATTGATGATTGGTGGTTTATATCTGTGTTATGAAGGGGCAGAAAAAGTGGTGCACAAATTTTGGCCACATTCTGGCAGTAATGACCCCGAGCAAGCCGAGCGGGTAGCAGCCAATGCCGATGAAAGCATAGATTTGGTGGCGCATGAAAAAGAAAAAATCAAAGGGGCAGTGAGGACAGATTTTATTTTGTCCGCTGAAATCATTGTGATTTCACTCGGCACCATTGCGGCAACGGTGCCTTTACTGGATAAGGCAGTAACACTGGTAGTAATTTCACTCCTCATGACAGTGGGTGTGTATGGCTTTGTCGCCATGATTGTTAAGATAGATGATTTGGGGCTGCACTTGCAGCAAAAGTCGTCATCAGCGGCACAAAGTATAGGTAAAGCCTTATTAGCGTTTGCGCCTATTTTGATGAAAGTGCTATCAATCGCCGGTACTTTGGCGATGTTCTTGGTCGGTGGTGGTATTTTGGCACATGGCTTTGGTGCATTACATCATGGGATTGAACATTTAGGTGACTTGTCAGGGGCGTTTTCAGGCTTAACCACCAACCTGTTAAATGCACTGGTTGGTTTGGTAGCAGGTTTAGTGGTGGTTGCGATCATGACAGTCATCTCAAAAATTCGTAATAAGCCTGCCCATTAG
- a CDS encoding DsbC family protein, with protein MLIRFATYPAKTSLTARLITSVIAVTGMVGLAGCDNAQSRTPANSESQKPEATSSSAPLAKNESQLQQLLAANLAKSGITAKITSVTATSMPNIYWVKAEGLPAFFTDVTGQYVVQGDIIKVGGAKPEHISANLQAQDAKASLASIDKKDMIIFPAKGQMKAAIYVFTDADCGYCRKFHSEIDEVNALGIEVRYLPWPRSEQTMPIMEKIWCSSDRKKALTDAKLGMPINAPTCSNPVRKIYELGANLGINGTPAVFDTEGHQLGGYVPPAELAQALNLK; from the coding sequence ATGCTCATTCGTTTTGCAACTTATCCTGCTAAAACCTCATTAACTGCCCGTTTGATTACCAGTGTCATCGCCGTAACTGGCATGGTTGGTTTGGCAGGCTGTGATAATGCCCAATCGCGCACGCCCGCCAATTCTGAAAGTCAGAAACCCGAAGCGACTAGCAGCTCAGCCCCTTTGGCAAAAAATGAATCACAGCTCCAGCAACTGCTGGCGGCAAATTTAGCCAAATCAGGTATCACCGCCAAAATCACCTCGGTGACAGCGACCAGTATGCCAAATATCTATTGGGTCAAAGCCGAAGGTTTACCGGCGTTTTTTACCGATGTGACAGGTCAATATGTGGTACAAGGCGATATCATCAAAGTCGGTGGTGCCAAACCTGAGCATATCTCAGCGAACTTGCAAGCACAAGATGCGAAAGCCAGCCTTGCCAGCATTGATAAAAAAGACATGATTATCTTCCCTGCCAAGGGGCAGATGAAAGCGGCAATCTATGTGTTTACCGATGCAGATTGTGGTTATTGCCGTAAATTCCACAGTGAAATTGATGAAGTAAATGCATTGGGTATCGAAGTGCGTTATCTACCTTGGCCACGTAGTGAACAGACCATGCCAATTATGGAAAAAATCTGGTGTAGCAGTGACCGCAAAAAAGCCTTAACCGATGCCAAATTGGGCATGCCTATCAATGCACCGACTTGCAGTAACCCTGTACGTAAAATTTATGAGTTAGGTGCAAATTTGGGTATCAATGGCACCCCAGCGGTGTTTGACACAGAAGGCCATCAACTTGGCGGTTATGTGCCACCGGCTGAATTGGCACAGGCGCTCAACCTCAAATAA
- a CDS encoding homoserine dehydrogenase: protein MNNRPIQLAILGLGTVGTGVVELLQNNLDEMTRRTGREIKITHVGTRRNRTDIPTNIKQSADLLDIVQQDDVDIVVELMGGTTTAKEVILAAIEHGKHIVTANKALLAEHGNEIFAKADANSVKVAYEAAVAGGIPIIKILREGLAANKIDWLAGIINGTGNFIMTEMRDKKRDFADVLAEAQALGYAEADPTFDVEGIDAAHKLTLLASIAFGIPLQFDKVYCEGITKITKQDVRYANELGYRIKHLGFAKRRILDSGEEGIELRVHPTLIPKQVLLANVNGVKNAIMVDAEPVGQTLYYGSGAGAGATASAVMADVVDMVRALAETNDSTANLVPHLAFQPETLNNTRILSSDEMISGYYLRLQVKDDLGVLAEVTRILSESKISIDAILQQPAHDDTSTDLPVIIMVDPVVERNMNEAIAKIEALDTVTDKVIRIRLDELMQ from the coding sequence ATGAATAATCGACCTATTCAATTAGCGATTTTAGGGCTTGGTACTGTGGGTACTGGGGTGGTTGAACTGCTACAAAACAACCTTGATGAAATGACGCGTCGCACAGGACGTGAGATTAAAATTACCCACGTAGGCACGCGTCGCAACCGTACCGATATTCCAACAAACATCAAACAATCTGCCGATTTGCTCGATATCGTTCAGCAAGATGATGTGGATATTGTGGTGGAATTGATGGGCGGTACGACCACGGCTAAAGAGGTGATTTTAGCGGCAATCGAGCATGGCAAACATATTGTGACGGCAAACAAAGCATTACTGGCAGAACATGGCAATGAGATTTTTGCCAAGGCAGATGCCAACAGCGTCAAAGTAGCGTATGAAGCCGCGGTTGCCGGCGGTATTCCGATTATCAAAATCTTACGTGAAGGCTTAGCTGCCAACAAAATCGATTGGCTTGCGGGCATCATCAATGGTACAGGCAACTTTATCATGACTGAAATGCGTGATAAAAAGCGGGACTTTGCAGATGTCCTCGCTGAAGCCCAAGCGCTGGGTTATGCCGAAGCCGATCCGACATTTGATGTCGAAGGGATTGATGCTGCGCATAAATTGACGCTACTTGCGTCAATTGCGTTTGGTATCCCGCTACAATTTGACAAAGTTTACTGTGAAGGCATTACCAAAATCACCAAGCAAGATGTGCGTTATGCCAACGAGCTTGGCTATCGTATCAAGCATTTAGGGTTTGCCAAACGTCGTATTTTAGACAGTGGCGAAGAAGGTATTGAATTACGTGTACACCCGACTTTGATTCCAAAACAGGTATTACTTGCCAATGTGAACGGGGTAAAAAATGCCATCATGGTTGACGCAGAGCCTGTCGGACAAACCTTGTATTACGGTTCAGGCGCAGGCGCAGGCGCAACTGCATCCGCTGTGATGGCAGATGTGGTGGACATGGTACGCGCCCTTGCAGAGACCAATGATTCAACCGCCAATTTGGTGCCGCATCTGGCATTCCAACCTGAGACACTAAATAACACACGCATTTTGTCAAGTGATGAAATGATCTCAGGCTACTATCTGCGCCTACAAGTCAAAGATGATTTGGGTGTGCTAGCAGAAGTCACCCGCATTTTAAGTGAGTCTAAAATTAGTATTGATGCAATTTTGCAACAGCCAGCGCATGATGATACTAGCACTGATTTGCCTGTCATTATTATGGTTGACCCCGTTGTTGAGCGCAATATGAATGAAGCGATTGCCAAAATTGAAGCGTTAGATACCGTGACCGATAAGGTGATACGCATTCGGTTGGATGAGTTAATGCAGTAA
- a CDS encoding thiolase family protein, with amino-acid sequence MENSVVIVDGVRTPMGGFQGDLNEVSMPELGATVIKEAVNRAGVKPEEIDEVIMGCILTAGAGQSPARQAMRKAGIPDATGAINVNKLCGSGMKAIMLGANSIRSGEFDIVVAGGMESMTNAPYVLLKARGGYRMGDGEIKDTMFLDGLKDADTGKLMGVFAQEMADKRGVTREAMDAFAIESLKRANTAINEGHFKNEIVPVTVKTRKGDVVIDTDEQPGKANVDKIPTLKPAFSKDGTVTAANSSSISDGAAAVVLMSEDKAKEKGLKPAARIVAQATHSQHPSEFTIAPIECVKKVLAKAGWSKEDVDLWEINEAFAMVTMLAMQENDLDHAKVNIEGGACALGHPVGASGARIVVTLINSLKRTGGKKGIASLCIGGGEAVALAIELI; translated from the coding sequence ATGGAAAATTCAGTCGTAATCGTAGATGGCGTTCGCACCCCAATGGGTGGATTCCAAGGTGATTTGAACGAAGTATCAATGCCAGAGCTTGGTGCAACCGTCATTAAAGAAGCCGTCAACCGTGCTGGCGTGAAACCAGAAGAGATTGACGAAGTTATCATGGGTTGTATCTTAACCGCGGGTGCAGGTCAAAGCCCAGCGCGTCAAGCAATGCGTAAAGCAGGTATCCCAGATGCCACAGGCGCAATCAATGTCAACAAACTTTGTGGTTCTGGTATGAAAGCCATCATGCTCGGTGCCAACTCAATTCGTAGCGGCGAATTTGATATCGTGGTAGCAGGTGGTATGGAATCAATGACCAACGCTCCTTATGTGCTACTAAAAGCACGTGGTGGTTATCGCATGGGTGATGGCGAAATCAAAGACACCATGTTCTTAGATGGTCTTAAAGATGCTGATACCGGCAAGTTAATGGGTGTATTTGCTCAAGAAATGGCAGATAAACGGGGTGTCACACGTGAGGCGATGGATGCATTTGCTATCGAATCGCTAAAACGCGCCAATACTGCCATCAATGAAGGTCACTTCAAAAACGAAATCGTTCCAGTTACCGTGAAAACTCGTAAAGGCGATGTGGTCATTGACACGGATGAACAACCTGGTAAAGCCAATGTAGACAAAATCCCAACCTTAAAACCCGCGTTCTCAAAAGATGGTACAGTCACTGCCGCTAACTCAAGCTCAATCTCTGATGGGGCAGCCGCCGTTGTATTGATGTCAGAAGACAAAGCCAAAGAAAAAGGTTTAAAACCAGCCGCACGTATCGTTGCCCAAGCCACCCATTCACAGCACCCAAGCGAATTTACCATCGCGCCCATCGAGTGTGTAAAAAAAGTTTTAGCAAAAGCTGGCTGGAGCAAAGAAGACGTTGATCTTTGGGAAATCAATGAAGCATTCGCCATGGTAACTATGCTTGCTATGCAAGAAAATGACCTTGATCATGCTAAGGTTAATATCGAAGGCGGTGCTTGTGCATTGGGTCATCCCGTGGGAGCATCGGGTGCGCGTATCGTAGTCACACTCATCAACTCACTCAAACGCACAGGCGGCAAAAAAGGCATTGCTAGCCTATGTATCGGTGGTGGTGAAGCCGTTGCATTAGCGATTGAATTAATCTAA
- a CDS encoding DUF1294 domain-containing protein — protein sequence MTKYQGKITHWQDYKGFGFIEQTDNNLQDSAIFFHISEYRANQRPVLNEAVVFEIGQGRDGKPCAVNVQQQTFVRQKVAQQNARQVRQVQNDLKNQTLLTWVAIGVLFFVLLTAIVLVKHLPLWIIGWYFAMSLATYLLYAHDKKAAQNGDWRVQEASLHKLAFAGGWVGAAFAHWLLRHKSTKPEFRRAFYLTVMGNLLALVIISYINMKIR from the coding sequence ATGACAAAATACCAGGGCAAAATAACCCATTGGCAAGATTACAAAGGCTTTGGGTTTATCGAGCAAACGGATAACAATTTACAAGACTCAGCCATCTTTTTTCATATCAGCGAATACCGAGCGAACCAACGTCCTGTGCTTAATGAAGCGGTAGTTTTTGAAATAGGGCAAGGCAGAGATGGCAAACCCTGCGCTGTCAACGTGCAGCAACAGACGTTTGTCAGACAAAAAGTTGCCCAACAAAATGCCCGCCAAGTTCGTCAAGTGCAAAACGACCTTAAAAATCAAACATTACTCACCTGGGTGGCTATTGGGGTGCTGTTTTTTGTATTACTGACCGCTATTGTGCTGGTTAAGCACTTACCCTTATGGATTATAGGTTGGTATTTTGCAATGAGTTTAGCGACCTATCTGCTGTACGCGCATGATAAAAAAGCTGCGCAAAATGGTGATTGGCGCGTGCAAGAAGCGTCACTCCATAAATTGGCTTTTGCTGGGGGTTGGGTAGGGGCGGCGTTTGCCCATTGGTTATTGCGCCATAAATCAACCAAGCCAGAATTTCGTAGGGCTTTTTACTTGACAGTGATGGGCAATCTCTTAGCTTTGGTAATCATAAGTTATATCAACATGAAAATCAGATGA
- a CDS encoding DUF2382 domain-containing protein produces the protein MASLMRLRDIQDTHVDLLGNDYFDPTGKTAYGANGDKVGSIQGALVDDTTGRIRYFIVDVGGWFSSKEVLVPAGLARIQDDNVYFDSLSRDTVETMDNYDPDYNYSIEEQTVRDRHVFDRAATPVKLTDNDYQSPNTLQLLEERLSVNKDKIVAGLLKVGKHVVSESRTVNVELTEEQAHIQRTPVNKPTDRSIGDNDNATIEVELEAERANVNKQTYVTEEVNVDKVAQTRTETFNETVRREELDVQKDGVERVTGVDTVDGNVAPAIDPNAPRKL, from the coding sequence ATGGCAAGTTTAATGCGTTTACGCGATATCCAAGACACCCACGTTGACCTTTTAGGTAACGATTATTTTGATCCAACCGGTAAAACCGCTTATGGCGCCAACGGCGACAAAGTAGGTAGTATTCAAGGGGCTTTAGTTGACGATACTACAGGTCGTATCCGTTATTTCATCGTTGATGTAGGCGGTTGGTTTAGCTCAAAAGAAGTGTTGGTACCTGCAGGGTTAGCCCGTATTCAAGACGACAATGTATATTTTGATTCGCTCAGCCGAGATACTGTTGAAACAATGGATAACTACGATCCTGACTACAACTACAGTATCGAAGAACAAACGGTTCGTGACCGTCATGTATTTGACCGTGCTGCAACGCCCGTTAAGCTCACTGATAATGACTACCAATCACCCAATACATTGCAGTTGCTTGAAGAACGACTTTCAGTCAATAAAGACAAAATTGTAGCGGGTTTACTAAAAGTCGGTAAACACGTTGTGTCTGAGTCCCGCACTGTGAATGTTGAGCTAACTGAAGAACAAGCGCATATCCAGCGTACGCCAGTTAATAAACCTACTGATCGTAGCATCGGTGATAATGACAATGCTACTATTGAGGTCGAACTGGAAGCAGAACGTGCAAATGTCAACAAACAAACTTACGTGACTGAAGAAGTTAACGTAGATAAAGTGGCCCAAACTCGTACTGAGACCTTTAATGAAACAGTTCGTCGTGAAGAGTTAGATGTACAAAAAGATGGCGTTGAGCGCGTAACGGGTGTTGATACTGTCGATGGTAATGTAGCACCTGCAATCGATCCAAATGCGCCCCGTAAACTTTGA